A window of the Diabrotica undecimpunctata isolate CICGRU chromosome 1, icDiaUnde3, whole genome shotgun sequence genome harbors these coding sequences:
- the Sdhaf3 gene encoding succinate dehydrogenase assembly factor 3, mitochondrial gives MSYTHIQRVRILYKTILKLHRGLPGELQLIGTSYTRDEFKRHKKCNTAEAQVFINEWTNYAITLAHQLGLRGPKTGTDKLGATLSTEEIDQLRDDQICQLYELMEESAKPKKEK, from the exons ATGTCTTATACACATATTCAACGAGTCAGAATTTTATACAAAACTATTCTTAAATTACACAGAGGCTTACCAGGAGAATTGCAACTGATAGGAACCAGTTATACTAGGGATGAATTTAAGAGGCATAAAAAGTGTAACACAGCAGAAGCGCAAGTTTTTATAAATGAGTGGACA AATTATGCAATAACTCTGGCTCACCAGCTTGGTCTAAGAGGTCCAAAAACTGGCACTGACAAATTAGGTGCTACCTTATCTACAGAAGAAATAGATCAATTACGAGATGATCAAATATGCCAGTTATATGAATTGATGGAAGAATCAGCAAAACCAAAAAAGGAGAAATGA